In Deferribacteraceae bacterium V6Fe1, one genomic interval encodes:
- a CDS encoding FtsX-like permease family protein, which translates to MTKEFNVFLFSLSLLLKRKTSLFIFLILTTLIFIIASASFVTESIKKELILTHDELPDIVIQKIVGGRQQYISSDYIEKIVDIPGIQSIYPRIWGYYYFDYASVNFALVGIDPLEPIYKKSLENALNGLDIKYLLQKDDWLIMGYGIGKLFDEISYSKEAYFRLPDGEYLKLEPIKRLDKDSAIFTNDIVIVSKSTAQKILGMQEDMYTDVAITVYNKNEAVTVASKIRDRLKDVRTVSKKDVLNSYQNVFSYKSGFFITLFGILIFTMILIVVDKLSGLSQLEKTEIGVLKATGWTTSDVLKLKFYEAGFISFQAYVVGIFLALVYVFILKAPLMLDIFSGYASLKINYSLIFAANFKVLFFIFISVIPFYIAAVIIPSYKIATTDTYEVFR; encoded by the coding sequence ATGACCAAAGAATTTAATGTTTTTCTATTTAGTTTAAGTCTGCTTTTGAAAAGGAAGACTTCATTGTTCATATTCTTAATTCTCACTACTCTAATTTTCATTATTGCCTCGGCAAGCTTTGTAACTGAATCCATAAAAAAAGAGCTTATTCTTACCCATGATGAGTTGCCTGACATAGTGATTCAAAAAATTGTAGGGGGCAGGCAGCAGTACATCAGCTCGGATTATATTGAAAAAATTGTAGATATCCCGGGCATTCAATCTATTTACCCACGAATTTGGGGGTATTATTATTTTGACTATGCATCGGTAAACTTTGCACTGGTAGGGATTGACCCCCTTGAGCCTATTTACAAAAAATCATTGGAGAATGCTCTCAATGGACTTGACATAAAATATTTGTTGCAAAAAGATGATTGGCTTATAATGGGCTATGGTATTGGGAAACTTTTTGATGAAATCTCATATTCCAAGGAAGCATACTTTAGGTTGCCGGATGGTGAATACTTAAAACTTGAGCCTATAAAAAGGCTGGATAAAGACAGTGCTATTTTTACCAATGATATCGTTATAGTTTCTAAAAGCACTGCACAAAAGATTTTAGGAATGCAAGAGGATATGTACACAGATGTAGCAATAACCGTTTATAATAAAAATGAAGCTGTCACTGTTGCATCTAAAATACGGGATAGACTAAAGGATGTTAGGACTGTTTCAAAAAAAGATGTATTAAATTCTTACCAAAATGTATTCAGCTATAAATCAGGATTTTTCATCACATTATTTGGAATACTAATTTTCACTATGATTTTAATAGTAGTGGATAAACTAAGCGGATTATCCCAGCTTGAAAAAACTGAAATTGGGGTCTTGAAAGCCACCGGTTGGACGACAAGCGATGTATTAAAACTTAAATTTTACGAAGCAGGATTTATTTCCTTTCAAGCATATGTAGTCGGCATCTTCCTGGCCTTAGTGTATGTTTTTATTTTAAAAGCCCCTTTGATGCTGGATATTTTCAGCGGATATGCAAGCTTGAAAATAAACTATTCACTCATATTTGCTGCCAATTTTAAAGTCCTTTTCTTTATATTTATCAGTGTTATCCCATTTTATATAGCGGCAGTAATAATACCGAGTTACAAAATTGCTACTACTGATACCTATGAGGTATTCAGATGA
- a CDS encoding radical SAM protein, with product MSFVFGPVPSRRLGVSLGVDIVPRKYCTLDCIYCEVCKTDNLTIEQEDYYDINEIINEVKEKYLPLKDSLDVVTITGSGEPTLNKSIDVIVKKLKTFVTHPIALLTNSTLFYDEEVRQKVKIFDIIVPSLDAANEKIFKKINKPSKEINFRRMIEGLITFSNEYRGKLILEILLLEGVNDHQEHLDQLVEIIKNMKYDIVQLNTAFRPTAYKNVKRLDDIQLLDIALFFNEKGLKVEPVKNFISKNISKTSMNDIFNKMLNMRPLSENDIIELFGETFLKNLSQNTSLEIFKYNGETFFKKI from the coding sequence ATGAGTTTTGTTTTTGGCCCTGTACCATCAAGAAGATTGGGGGTATCACTTGGTGTTGACATTGTCCCCAGAAAATACTGCACACTTGACTGCATCTATTGCGAGGTCTGCAAAACAGATAATCTTACCATAGAGCAGGAAGATTATTACGATATCAATGAAATTATAAACGAGGTTAAAGAAAAATATTTGCCGTTAAAAGATAGTCTTGATGTAGTAACAATCACAGGCTCGGGAGAGCCGACACTCAACAAATCAATTGATGTAATTGTCAAAAAACTCAAAACATTTGTCACACATCCTATTGCCCTTTTAACCAACTCAACCCTTTTTTATGATGAGGAAGTTAGGCAAAAGGTAAAAATTTTTGACATTATTGTCCCAAGCCTTGATGCCGCCAACGAGAAAATTTTTAAAAAGATAAACAAACCGTCAAAAGAAATCAATTTCCGCAGGATGATTGAAGGCTTGATTACCTTCTCAAATGAGTATAGGGGGAAGCTTATTCTGGAAATACTGCTGCTTGAAGGGGTCAATGACCATCAGGAGCATTTAGATCAATTAGTCGAAATTATAAAAAACATGAAATATGATATTGTGCAGCTAAACACAGCTTTTAGGCCTACTGCATATAAAAATGTCAAAAGATTAGACGATATCCAGCTTTTAGATATAGCGCTTTTTTTCAACGAAAAAGGGCTAAAGGTAGAACCGGTTAAAAATTTTATTTCCAAAAATATTTCAAAAACCAGCATGAATGATATATTTAATAAAATGTTAAATATGAGGCCATTAAGCGAAAATGACATAATAGAACTCTTCGGCGAAACTTTCCTAAAAAATTTGAGTCAAAATACTTCTCTTGAAATTTTTAAATATAACGGCGAAACTTTTTTTAAAAAAATTTGA
- a CDS encoding 3-methyl-2-oxobutanoate dehydrogenase subunit VorB has protein sequence MAEKVLMKGNEAIAEAAVRAGVKGYFGYPITPQNEVTAYMSYRMPELGRAFVQAESEVAAINMVYGAAATGERIMTTSSSPGIALMQEGISYMCGAEVPAVIVNMVRGGPGLGNIGPSQCDYNQSTRGGGNGDYHLIVYAPHTVQEAVDLTYEAFEVAEKYRNPVLILGDGAIGQMAETVKLPEFKEKPQKDEGWELSGAKGRDGRSVKSLRLAEGELKKLNWHLHEKFLEISKNETKYEIFNDDYDFLIVAFGTAARVSKSVVKELAKQNIKAGLFRPITVSPFPYEALKEASKKAKKILVAEMNTGQMLFDVRLAVQNDEKIEFLGKPGGEVFSPKDIYEKAIEIFKK, from the coding sequence ATGGCTGAAAAAGTATTGATGAAAGGGAATGAGGCAATAGCTGAGGCTGCTGTGAGAGCGGGGGTAAAAGGTTATTTTGGATATCCTATTACTCCTCAAAATGAGGTAACTGCATATATGTCATACAGAATGCCTGAGCTTGGGCGTGCATTTGTCCAGGCCGAGAGTGAGGTAGCTGCCATTAATATGGTTTACGGGGCTGCTGCTACTGGGGAAAGGATAATGACCACTTCTTCAAGTCCCGGTATTGCTCTTATGCAGGAAGGGATATCTTATATGTGCGGTGCCGAAGTACCTGCTGTTATTGTTAATATGGTAAGAGGAGGCCCGGGGCTTGGAAATATAGGCCCGAGTCAGTGCGACTACAATCAATCTACAAGAGGGGGCGGTAACGGAGATTACCATTTGATAGTATATGCGCCTCATACTGTGCAAGAAGCGGTTGACCTTACATACGAAGCGTTTGAAGTGGCTGAAAAATATAGAAACCCTGTGCTTATTTTAGGTGACGGTGCGATTGGCCAGATGGCTGAGACTGTTAAATTGCCTGAATTTAAAGAGAAGCCTCAAAAGGATGAAGGGTGGGAGCTTAGCGGCGCAAAAGGGAGAGACGGAAGGTCAGTTAAATCCCTAAGACTTGCCGAAGGCGAACTTAAAAAGCTTAATTGGCATCTTCATGAAAAGTTTCTTGAAATAAGCAAAAATGAAACAAAATATGAAATCTTTAACGATGATTATGATTTTCTCATAGTTGCATTTGGCACTGCGGCAAGGGTTTCAAAGTCAGTTGTAAAAGAGCTTGCCAAGCAGAATATCAAGGCCGGTCTTTTTAGGCCGATTACAGTTTCACCTTTCCCTTATGAAGCATTAAAAGAGGCATCAAAAAAGGCCAAGAAGATTTTGGTAGCTGAGATGAATACGGGGCAGATGCTTTTTGACGTAAGGCTTGCTGTTCAAAATGATGAAAAGATAGAGTTTTTGGGCAAACCTGGCGGGGAAGTATTTTCTCCGAAAGATATCTATGAAAAAGCAATTGAAATATTTAAAAAGTGA
- a CDS encoding nitrous oxide reductase accessory protein NosL: MKKIVLVICLVLSFFSISFAEFSKSPTNNPTFLQHGEEKHWCPICGMNLKGFYKTNHAVKLKDGDYKQYCSIRCLAFDYETIKNNIESIMVVDINSDKFINAYKAYYVVGSKIPGTMSKVSKLGFAKKEDAEAFIKTYGGKIKNFDDTFKLSRESLNNDIAFFIKKKEKMMYPVGEKVYNSVCKPIDFTKYKKINELKAAIKFEKLCGDIDEKKAQAVALYLWEVKRLGNNKEVEIVIGNDEKCRVCGMFVYKYPNWATEIYVENGHFVFDGVKDMMKFYFAPQKYKEGLKQSDFIKIAVTDYYTLKSINGKNAFYVLGSRIYGPMGKELIPFATLNDAKAFMEDYGGSKILRFDEITLDIVKSLDE; the protein is encoded by the coding sequence ATGAAAAAAATTGTCTTAGTTATTTGTCTTGTTCTATCTTTTTTTTCCATTTCATTTGCGGAATTTTCAAAATCTCCGACAAATAATCCTACGTTTTTGCAACACGGAGAAGAAAAACACTGGTGCCCCATATGCGGAATGAACTTGAAAGGATTTTATAAAACCAACCATGCAGTTAAGCTAAAAGATGGTGATTATAAGCAGTATTGCTCTATCAGATGCCTTGCCTTCGACTATGAAACCATTAAAAACAATATCGAAAGTATCATGGTAGTAGATATAAACTCCGATAAGTTCATAAATGCCTACAAAGCATATTACGTTGTGGGGAGCAAAATCCCGGGGACAATGTCAAAGGTCAGTAAACTCGGGTTTGCAAAAAAAGAGGATGCTGAAGCATTTATTAAAACTTATGGCGGTAAAATAAAAAACTTTGATGACACATTTAAGCTTTCCCGTGAATCACTAAACAATGACATAGCCTTTTTTATAAAGAAAAAAGAGAAGATGATGTATCCGGTTGGGGAAAAGGTATATAATTCCGTATGCAAACCTATAGATTTTACAAAATATAAGAAAATAAATGAGCTTAAAGCGGCCATCAAATTTGAAAAGCTTTGCGGAGATATAGATGAAAAAAAGGCTCAGGCAGTTGCACTATATCTTTGGGAAGTAAAAAGGCTTGGAAATAATAAGGAAGTCGAAATAGTGATTGGTAACGATGAGAAATGCCGTGTATGCGGTATGTTTGTCTATAAATACCCAAACTGGGCTACAGAAATTTATGTCGAAAATGGGCACTTTGTGTTTGACGGTGTAAAAGATATGATGAAGTTTTATTTTGCTCCGCAAAAATATAAGGAAGGTCTCAAACAAAGTGATTTTATAAAAATTGCCGTAACAGACTATTATACATTGAAAAGTATAAATGGGAAAAATGCTTTTTATGTACTTGGAAGCCGCATCTACGGACCGATGGGGAAAGAGCTAATCCCTTTTGCTACTCTCAATGATGCAAAAGCTTTTATGGAAGATTACGGAGGGAGCAAAATTTTGCGTTTTGATGAAATAACTCTTGATATTGTAAAAAGTCTGGATGAATAA
- a CDS encoding ABC transporter ATP-binding protein: MQMIKIKGLCKVFDGKPILSNINIDISKGDILIIKGPSGSGKSTLLSLISGLARPTSGAVYYNDMNISKLPEIELGRYRNEKIGFIFQKFNLLENLTVYENILPPLVVRKEKIDRKKIEDVLKKLELLEFINTKVSKLSGGEQQRVALARALVNKPDILLADEPTANFDYNLKMNAIKIFLQENKEGKTIIIATHDDIFLSIPNARVAKLDNGILSVLK; the protein is encoded by the coding sequence ATTCAGATGATTAAGATAAAAGGGTTATGCAAAGTATTTGATGGCAAACCTATTTTGAGTAACATAAATATCGATATTTCAAAAGGGGATATATTAATAATAAAGGGGCCAAGCGGCAGTGGCAAAAGTACGTTGTTATCACTTATATCAGGCCTTGCAAGGCCTACTTCCGGAGCCGTTTATTACAATGATATGAATATTTCAAAGCTTCCCGAAATTGAGCTTGGAAGATACAGAAATGAAAAGATAGGGTTTATTTTTCAAAAGTTTAACCTGCTTGAGAATCTGACTGTTTATGAAAATATTTTACCACCTCTTGTAGTGAGAAAAGAGAAAATTGATAGAAAAAAAATAGAAGATGTGCTTAAGAAATTAGAACTACTGGAATTTATAAATACAAAAGTATCAAAGCTATCAGGCGGTGAGCAACAAAGGGTCGCACTTGCAAGAGCCCTTGTAAATAAACCTGACATATTACTGGCGGATGAGCCTACGGCAAATTTTGACTATAATCTTAAGATGAATGCGATTAAGATCTTTCTTCAGGAAAACAAGGAGGGGAAAACTATAATTATTGCAACCCATGATGATATTTTCTTAAGTATCCCAAATGCAAGGGTCGCAAAACTTGATAACGGTATACTGTCGGTACTAAAATGA
- a CDS encoding 2-oxoglutarate oxidoreductase, translating to MKVMFEKTESLTSNKSIYCPGCNHGLIHRLVAEAIDNLGVREKAYGVAPVGCSVLLYDYFNIDVVEAPHGRAPALATGAKRVRPDMVVFTYQGDGDLASIGMSEIIHAAGRGENITVIFVNNANYGMTGGQMAPTTLPGQKTTTTPMGRDTHSHGFPFRMAELIGSLPAVAYSARVKVTDPKNVMKASKAILKAFKNQVDNVGFSFVEVLSTCPTNWGMTPVDALKFVDEQMESYYPLGTFKDIQEGE from the coding sequence ATGAAAGTAATGTTTGAAAAAACTGAAAGTTTAACCAGCAATAAATCTATTTATTGCCCTGGCTGTAATCATGGTCTTATCCATAGACTCGTGGCCGAAGCAATAGATAATCTTGGCGTGAGGGAAAAAGCATATGGAGTAGCTCCGGTGGGGTGTTCTGTTCTATTATACGATTACTTTAATATTGATGTAGTGGAAGCTCCTCATGGCAGGGCACCGGCACTTGCAACGGGAGCCAAAAGGGTCAGACCCGATATGGTTGTTTTTACATATCAAGGGGATGGAGATTTGGCCTCAATCGGTATGAGCGAAATAATACATGCTGCAGGTCGCGGGGAAAATATAACGGTAATATTTGTAAATAATGCCAATTACGGGATGACCGGCGGGCAGATGGCACCTACAACATTGCCGGGTCAAAAGACGACCACCACCCCTATGGGGAGGGATACACATTCTCACGGTTTCCCATTTAGAATGGCTGAACTTATAGGCAGCCTCCCTGCTGTCGCATACTCAGCAAGGGTAAAGGTGACCGATCCTAAAAATGTAATGAAGGCATCAAAAGCGATTTTAAAGGCTTTTAAAAATCAGGTTGATAATGTTGGATTTTCCTTTGTGGAAGTATTATCTACATGCCCTACAAACTGGGGGATGACTCCTGTGGATGCATTGAAATTTGTGGATGAGCAAATGGAGTCATACTATCCGCTTGGAACTTTTAAAGATATTCAGGAGGGAGAATAA
- a CDS encoding energy-coupling factor ABC transporter permease, translating to MHMSDALVSVPTALSFWGITAVTSAYASSKIKQEYHEDKSIPFMGVMGAFVFALQMVNFAIPATGSSGHFAGGFLLAMLLGPNAAFLVMASVLFIQALFFADGGLLALGCNIFNMGFIPAYVIYPLFKALTEKNKFFIWLGGALSLLLGSVMVSMQTVLSGISELPFSKMLMLMVGIHILIGIFEGLITIGAYQLINSYKLQTVNNNNTVKPYFGLGIVTVIIASIFSLFASSKPDGLEWSIYRILGRESEPESVKGIFHEMASVVQNKISILPDYNFGGGESFLGTSIAGITGAVLTLIVAASIGYAVNKMSK from the coding sequence ATGCACATGTCAGATGCTTTGGTTTCCGTACCTACGGCATTAAGTTTTTGGGGTATTACTGCGGTTACATCTGCTTATGCATCTTCTAAAATAAAGCAAGAGTATCATGAAGATAAATCGATACCATTCATGGGGGTTATGGGAGCCTTTGTATTTGCTTTGCAAATGGTAAATTTTGCAATCCCCGCCACCGGCTCAAGCGGACATTTTGCAGGCGGTTTTTTGCTGGCGATGTTACTTGGCCCAAATGCGGCATTTTTGGTAATGGCTTCAGTCCTGTTTATCCAAGCTCTATTTTTTGCCGACGGAGGCTTGCTTGCTTTGGGGTGCAACATATTTAACATGGGATTTATCCCGGCTTATGTCATATACCCTTTATTTAAAGCGTTAACTGAAAAAAATAAATTCTTCATATGGCTTGGCGGAGCGTTAAGTCTTTTATTAGGCTCTGTTATGGTTTCAATGCAGACAGTATTGTCAGGGATATCCGAGTTACCATTTTCAAAAATGTTAATGCTTATGGTAGGGATACACATTTTAATAGGTATATTTGAAGGGCTTATCACCATTGGGGCTTATCAATTAATAAATTCTTATAAACTTCAAACTGTTAACAACAATAACACTGTAAAACCTTACTTTGGCTTAGGCATTGTAACTGTCATAATTGCAAGCATCTTCTCACTTTTTGCTTCTTCAAAACCGGACGGTTTGGAATGGTCCATTTACAGAATATTAGGAAGAGAGTCAGAACCTGAATCGGTAAAAGGTATCTTTCACGAGATGGCATCAGTTGTTCAGAATAAAATATCCATACTGCCGGATTATAATTTTGGTGGCGGAGAATCATTTTTAGGGACTTCAATTGCAGGAATTACAGGGGCAGTATTAACGTTAATTGTCGCCGCATCAATCGGATATGCGGTCAATAAAATGAGCAAATAA
- a CDS encoding Rrf2 family transcriptional regulator: MSFIKREADYAIRIAAFLAGQKGLVKIDYICEKLFLNKPIVIKIIHRLSKCGIIVSETGRHGGVALSPDAVDLTLLDILKCMEFVNSINICVDQPEKCLLNPICNITVFFKQLQDEVEEKLQSAKLRDFVFTEDRLNIL, from the coding sequence ATGTCTTTTATAAAGCGTGAAGCTGACTATGCAATAAGAATTGCAGCTTTTTTAGCCGGTCAAAAAGGGTTGGTTAAAATTGACTATATTTGCGAAAAACTCTTTTTGAATAAACCTATTGTAATAAAAATCATACATAGGCTCTCAAAGTGTGGTATAATAGTGTCTGAGACGGGCAGACATGGCGGAGTAGCATTAAGCCCAGATGCGGTTGATTTGACTTTATTGGATATTTTAAAGTGTATGGAATTTGTTAATTCAATTAATATTTGCGTAGACCAACCTGAAAAATGCTTACTTAATCCCATATGCAATATCACTGTTTTTTTTAAACAGCTTCAAGATGAGGTAGAGGAGAAATTACAATCCGCAAAACTGAGAGATTTTGTTTTTACTGAAGATAGATTAAATATCTTGTAG
- a CDS encoding 4Fe-4S binding protein: protein MPKVEINIEKCKGCGLCVHVCPKHILEFSGKFNSAGYDYVQCIDESKCIVCKSCALMCPDLVFTLYKEEKK from the coding sequence ATGCCTAAAGTAGAAATAAATATCGAAAAGTGTAAAGGATGCGGTCTGTGTGTTCATGTTTGTCCTAAACATATTTTAGAATTTTCAGGGAAATTTAACTCTGCCGGTTATGATTATGTTCAGTGTATTGATGAAAGTAAGTGTATTGTGTGCAAAAGCTGTGCATTGATGTGTCCGGATTTGGTTTTTACCCTGTATAAAGAAGAAAAGAAGTAG
- a CDS encoding acylphosphatase: protein MKYKRIVVKGIVQGVGFRAFIYRNALSLTSLKGYVRNLADGSVEIVCTGAGGDIDRLLEAAKQGPYGSRVDSVEIAEIDLKEDFRDFSVRR, encoded by the coding sequence ATGAAATATAAAAGAATTGTAGTTAAGGGCATAGTTCAAGGGGTAGGTTTTAGAGCGTTTATTTACAGAAACGCTCTTTCCCTTACCTCACTAAAAGGTTATGTAAGAAACTTGGCCGATGGCTCAGTGGAAATAGTTTGCACTGGTGCAGGTGGTGATATTGATCGGCTTTTGGAAGCTGCAAAACAAGGTCCTTACGGCAGCAGAGTTGATTCTGTGGAAATTGCCGAAATAGATTTAAAAGAGGATTTTAGGGATTTTTCTGTCAGGCGTTAA
- a CDS encoding ferritin, which yields MITKKVADALRNQLKNELESSYLYLSMSAWAAGKGLKGFANWFYVQAKEEMYHFFKFYHYLLDQGEKVELPAVAKPKSDFSSPLEAMRETLQHEQFITKSINELVDVALSEKDHATNAFLQWFISEQVEEEATVGEILDQLELIGENGNGIFMIDKELGQRTFVTPTDLVL from the coding sequence ATGATTACAAAAAAAGTTGCAGATGCACTTAGAAATCAGCTAAAAAACGAATTGGAATCTTCATACCTTTACCTTTCAATGTCGGCTTGGGCCGCAGGAAAAGGCTTGAAAGGATTTGCAAACTGGTTTTATGTCCAGGCAAAAGAAGAGATGTATCACTTCTTCAAATTTTACCATTATCTGCTTGATCAAGGGGAAAAGGTCGAATTGCCGGCAGTAGCAAAGCCAAAAAGCGATTTTTCTTCACCTCTTGAAGCAATGAGAGAAACTTTGCAGCATGAACAGTTTATTACCAAATCCATAAACGAATTGGTCGATGTCGCATTAAGCGAAAAAGACCATGCCACAAATGCTTTTTTGCAGTGGTTTATATCTGAACAGGTAGAAGAAGAGGCTACCGTAGGTGAAATTTTGGATCAACTTGAGCTCATAGGTGAAAATGGCAACGGTATCTTTATGATTGATAAAGAGCTTGGCCAAAGAACTTTTGTAACACCAACAGATTTAGTATTGTAG
- a CDS encoding ATP-binding cassette domain-containing protein → MSHHFIKIQDLNFEYSDGTRALEHINLYVTHGESIAILGSNGAGKSTLLKHLNGTLLPTNGEVNIGGITATKKTLQKIRSAVGIVFQNTDNQLFMPTVYENVAFGPRNFGLEGEHLKKTVEKALTDVGAIHLSNKHPFRLSGGEKRKVCIASVLACNPEILVLDEPTAEVDPRGLKDIVALLNSFSHTKVISTHNLKFATAVCKRGVVLKRGKVIFDGEMSDLMKNVELLKEAEILEEY, encoded by the coding sequence ATGAGCCACCATTTTATCAAAATACAGGATTTAAATTTTGAGTATTCTGACGGGACAAGGGCACTTGAGCATATCAATCTTTATGTTACTCACGGAGAGTCGATTGCAATCTTGGGCTCAAACGGTGCAGGAAAATCAACACTTCTCAAGCATTTAAACGGAACCCTATTGCCGACAAACGGAGAGGTTAATATCGGAGGGATAACTGCCACAAAAAAAACATTACAGAAAATACGCTCCGCGGTAGGGATAGTTTTCCAAAATACTGACAACCAACTTTTTATGCCGACGGTATATGAAAATGTTGCATTTGGCCCGAGAAATTTCGGGCTGGAGGGGGAGCATCTCAAAAAGACAGTGGAAAAGGCGCTGACGGACGTGGGTGCCATTCATCTTTCAAACAAACACCCTTTCAGGCTTTCCGGAGGAGAAAAAAGAAAGGTATGTATAGCTTCTGTTTTGGCGTGCAATCCCGAAATATTGGTGCTTGATGAACCTACAGCCGAAGTTGACCCTAGAGGTTTAAAAGATATTGTGGCTCTTTTGAATAGCTTTAGCCACACAAAAGTTATCTCTACACATAATTTAAAGTTTGCTACTGCAGTTTGCAAAAGAGGGGTTGTTTTAAAGCGAGGAAAAGTTATATTTGACGGTGAGATGAGTGATTTAATGAAAAATGTCGAGCTTTTAAAAGAAGCAGAAATCTTGGAAGAGTACTGA
- a CDS encoding 2-oxoacid:acceptor oxidoreductase family protein has product MYFDCVMAGFGGQGILSAGMILAHMAVSQDLNVTWFPSYGAEQRGGTANCAVVISDEEIGSPVIPNPKYGFIMNYPSMVKFKPRFEKGASVVVDTSLVDKKECDRSDVTFYGINASEIAHKIGNTKIANMVMIGALLKVSGLFTLETANEALVHAIPKKYHNMLDINRQALREGFEAVEKI; this is encoded by the coding sequence ATGTATTTTGACTGTGTAATGGCAGGATTTGGTGGTCAGGGTATCTTAAGTGCAGGGATGATATTAGCTCATATGGCAGTGAGTCAGGATTTAAACGTTACATGGTTCCCATCTTATGGTGCCGAGCAAAGGGGCGGGACTGCAAATTGTGCGGTGGTTATCTCCGATGAAGAAATCGGCTCTCCGGTAATCCCTAATCCAAAGTATGGGTTTATTATGAATTATCCTTCTATGGTCAAATTTAAGCCAAGATTTGAAAAAGGGGCAAGTGTCGTGGTGGATACTTCCCTTGTGGATAAAAAAGAGTGCGATAGAAGTGATGTTACATTTTATGGGATAAATGCATCCGAAATAGCTCATAAAATAGGTAATACAAAGATTGCAAATATGGTGATGATAGGAGCTCTTTTGAAAGTATCAGGCCTCTTTACCCTTGAAACTGCAAACGAGGCGTTGGTACATGCGATTCCTAAAAAATATCATAACATGCTTGATATTAACAGGCAAGCATTGAGAGAGGGGTTTGAAGCAGTAGAAAAAATATGA